In Deinobacterium chartae, a single genomic region encodes these proteins:
- the pyrR gene encoding bifunctional pyr operon transcriptional regulator/uracil phosphoribosyltransferase PyrR, with the protein MNFKAQILDAAEMRRALTRIAHEILERNKGAENLAVVGIHTRGIPLAERLAKKIAELEGLQVPTGKLDITLYRDDLSEVGLQPVIRRTEVPFDIARKRVILVDDVLFTGRTIRAALDALIDLGRPSAIQLAVLIDRGHRELPIRADYVGKNLPTSRGEVVKVKLEESDGQDIVELWEIA; encoded by the coding sequence GTGAACTTCAAGGCACAGATCCTGGACGCGGCCGAGATGCGGCGCGCCCTGACCCGCATCGCCCACGAGATCCTCGAGCGCAACAAGGGCGCAGAGAACCTCGCCGTGGTCGGCATTCATACCCGAGGCATCCCGCTGGCCGAACGGCTGGCGAAAAAAATTGCCGAACTCGAGGGCCTGCAGGTCCCGACCGGCAAGCTCGACATCACCCTGTACCGCGACGACCTCTCCGAGGTCGGCCTGCAGCCGGTCATCCGCCGCACCGAGGTGCCTTTTGACATCGCCCGCAAACGGGTGATTCTGGTGGACGACGTGCTGTTTACCGGGCGCACCATCCGTGCGGCCCTCGACGCCCTGATCGATCTGGGCCGCCCCAGCGCCATCCAGCTGGCGGTGCTCATCGACCGCGGGCACCGCGAGCTCCCGATCCGTGCCGATTACGTGGGCAAGAACTTGCCCACCTCCAGAGGCGAGGTCGTGAAGGTCAAGCTCGAGGAGAGCGACGGCCAGGACATCGTGGAGCTTTGGGAAATCGCCTGA